The nucleotide sequence AAGGTTCATTGTCTACATTTACAAAACCAAAACTCGAATTATCTTTACCGCTGGCTTTAGCTTTTGACACAAAACCTAAGTTTACCCCTATTTTAGGGCGGAACCCGTTGAAGTCGTATTTAATCCAAAGGGGAATGTTGAACTGCTCGATTTTCAATTTACCGTCCTTAATATCTAATTCTCCAAGCGAAATGTTGTTGATGCTACCACTTAAAGAATTGATATTAGCTCCTTGGAAAGCATAGTCAACGCCAGCTTCTACCCATAATTGTTCGTTGAAGCCATATTCGATAAAAGCTCCGAAGTGAAACCCAGGGGTGTAAGAAGAACTAAATTTGGCGGTTCCTGTAACTCCTCCTACTGAAACTGAAGTTTCAGGGTCAGAAACATTGGACATCAAAAAGCCGGCTTTAGCACCTACTTTAAATTCTTGGGCGTTAGCCGTAATGATAGTGGCAATTGCCACAACAAAAGTAATAAATGTTTTTTTCATTTGTAATATGATTTAATGGTTTTTACTTATGGTTATTAATATCTCTGAGCTCATAGAGTTTTCAGAGGGGTAGTAGAATAGTAAATTAAATGAAGTGTGATATAAAACTTGGATTTCTGATGAGTTTTTATTTTGCAAAGATAAATAAAAAATTTTAATTAGCAAATTTGGAAATGAGAGAATGAGGAAATTAACAGGTTAGTAAATGGAGTAAATGCCAATAATGCCAATAATACTAATAATACCAATAATGCCAATAATACTGATAATACCAGAAATGCCAAAAATACCATATTAATCAACTTTGCCAAAGGTGTGAGCCACACGGGCAGCCGTAGCACGGCAGGCGGGGAAAAATTAGCAAATGGGGAAGGGTTGAGGGGTTCGGAAAATATCGGAAGAGTTCGGAAGAGGGAAGGGAGAGTTTTTGATGAAAAAAGGGTGTAAGATGGGTGGGGTTAGCTTATAGAGAGCTTATAGGAAGCTTATACGAATCTTGGACGATTGGTATAGGAAGGGTATATAAAAAGTTGATTCATAATATAATACAACAAGGCTAAAAATGGTAAAAACGGGGGTTCGAGGCGAAAGAAAAGGGAAGAGGTGATAGGCCTCAGGCCTTAGGCACTAGGGGATAACCTCTCCCTTTACACATACTCCGCTCTCGCGGACTTCCGTTCAAAGGGGAATGTGGTGAGTCATTTATTCGGTAAGCCCCCGAACCCCCGAAGGGGGACAAGCTGTAAAAGGAGACAAACCTCCCCTTTTACACATACTCCGCTTTTGCGGTGCACATACCCAGCTGTCGCTGGCTATCTTCAAAGGGGGAATGTGGCGACGGGAAAGGGGTGAGGTCGTAGCACGATGGGTGATTGAAAGTAGTACGACAGGTGATTGAAAGT is from Capnocytophaga ochracea DSM 7271 and encodes:
- a CDS encoding porin family protein, which encodes MKKTFITFVVAIATIITANAQEFKVGAKAGFLMSNVSDPETSVSVGGVTGTAKFSSSYTPGFHFGAFIEYGFNEQLWVEAGVDYAFQGANINSLSGSINNISLGELDIKDGKLKIEQFNIPLWIKYDFNGFRPKIGVNLGFVSKAKASGKDNSSFGFVNVDNEPLTLDKKFDLGLGFGAEYNFDSGFFFDASFNLGLTDLSTKSYSENGYKLPTLNFKNRVFQVGVGYKF
- a CDS encoding phosphinothricin acetyltransferase, yielding MYSVSPRTPEGGQAVKGDKPPLLHILRFCGAHTQLSLAIFKGGMWRRERGEVVARWVIESSTTGD